Proteins found in one Oryza glaberrima chromosome 4, OglaRS2, whole genome shotgun sequence genomic segment:
- the LOC127771674 gene encoding protein DUF642 L-GALACTONO-1,4-LACTONE-RESPONSIVE GENE 2-like isoform X2, with protein sequence MRRKTEMVRSTCCVVLLLLLSVAARSASAIMDGLLPNGNFEEAPDKSQLNGTRVIGRYAIPQWEISGFVEYIGSGQMQGDMLLPVPEGAYAVRLGNEASIQQRLTLTRGMHYSVTFSAARTCAQSELLNITVTPEIGEVPIQTVYTSSGWDSYSWAFKARRSDMSLIVHNPGVTDDAACGPLIDSFAIKTLQSPPSTKDNLLKNGGFEEGPYIFPNTSWGVLVPPMDEDDYSPLSPWTIMGYTKSVKYVDAAHYAVPGGARAVELVAGMEAALVQEVCTVPGRSYRLEFSVGDAGDGCVGSMSVQAYVSHGSVKVPYESQGRGGNKRGVLEFTATDKRTRVVFVSMAYTMKPDGTLCGPVVDDASVVGVHSHRRLLL encoded by the exons ATGAGAAGGAAAACAGAGATGGTGCGGAGCACCTGCTGCGTGGTGCTGCTCTTGCTCCTCAGCGTTGCTGCTCGATCGGCTTCGGCCATCATGGACG GCCTGCTGCCGAATGGCAATTTCGAGGAGGCGCCGGACAAGTCGCAGCTGAACGGCACGAGGGTGATCGGGCGCTACGCGATACCGCAGTGGGAGATCTCCGGGTTCGTGGAGTACATCGGGTCGGGCCAGATGCAGGGTGACATGCTCCTGCCGGTGCCGGAGGGCGCGTACGCCGTGCGGCTGGGCAACGAGGCCTCCATCCAGCAGCGGCTCACCCTGACGCGGGGAATGCACTACTCCGTCACCTTCAGCGCGGCGCGCACCTGCGCCCAGTCCGAGCTCCTCAACATCACGGTCACCCCGGAGATCGGCGAGGTCCCCATCCAGACCGTGTACACCAGCAGCGGCTGGGACTCCTACTCCTGGGCGTTCAAGGCGAGACGCAGCGACATGTCGCTCATCGTTCACAACCCTGGCGTCACCGATGACGCGGCCTGCGGCCCCCTCATCGACTCGTTCGCCATCAAGACTCTGCAATCTCCTCCAAGCACCAAAG ATAACTTGCTGAAGAATGGGGGCTTCGAGGAAGGCCCGTACATCTTCCCCAACACGTCGTGGGGCGTGCTTGTGCCGCCGATGGACGAGGACGACTACTCGCCACTGTCGCCATGGACGATCATGGGATACACCAAGTCCGTCAAGTACGTGGACGCGGCGCACTACGCCGTTCCAGGCGGCGCACGCGCGGtggagctggtggccggcatggaggcggcgctggtgcAGGAGGTGTGCACCGTGCCCGGGCGGTCGTACCGGCTGGAGTTCTCCGTcggggacgccggcgacgggtgCGTGGGGTCCATGTCCGTGCAGGCGTACGTGTCGCACGGCAGCGTGAAGGTGCCGTACGAGTCGCAGGGCAGGGGTGGGAACAAGCGCGGGGTGCTCGAGTTCACGGCGACGGACAAGCGGACGCGGGTGGTGTTCGTCAGCATGGCCTACACCATGAAGCCCGACGGCACGCTCTGTGGGCCCGTCGTCGACGACGCGTCGGTCGTCGGCGTCCACAGCCATCGCCGGCTTCTTCTGTAA
- the LOC127771646 gene encoding uncharacterized protein LOC127771646, producing MGLNPSKRVDAALRGAPAFAAACDDAFGRCLADAQYAFAGVRPYQLADASAHLHSSLRGSLPLVRRWVPSPPPRARVDSALRAAGLEDAAVLSRGQFREFAAELFREAVLAGAAQAALVRAPAGAAGLVGVGLATRAGAGVVGRLVAIYTAGVAAAVYLSLG from the coding sequence ATGGGCCTCAACCCCTCCAAGCGCGTGGACGCCGCGCTCCGGGGCGCGCCGGCGTTCGCCGCCGCTTGCGACGACGCCTTCGGCCGCTGCCTCGCCGACGCCCAGTACGCCTTCGCCGGCGTCCGCCCCTACCAGCTCGCCGACGCGTCCGCGCACCTCCACTCGTCGCTCCGGGGCTCCCTCCCGCTCGTCCGCCGCTGggtgccctcgccgccgccgcgcgcccgcgtcGACTCCGCGCTGCGCGCCGCGGGGCTCGAGGACGCGGCGGTGCTCTCGAGGGGCCAGTTCAGGGAGTTCGCCGCCGAGCTGTTCAGGGaggccgtgctcgccggcgcggcccAGGCGGCTCTCGTCCGCGCCCCGGCAGGCGCCGCCGGGCTCGTCGGTGTTGGCCTCGCGACCCGCGCCGGGGCCGGGGTGGTAGGGAGGTTGGTCGCCATCTACACCGCCGGCGTTGCGGCTGCTGTTTACCTCAGCTTGGGCTAG
- the LOC127771031 gene encoding cytochrome b561 and DOMON domain-containing protein At3g07570-like — MGAASCSSSSAKHLFLLCLLLGFCFAFAASQQEQQQSDSCSSAGVAVAHLVPFNSSAFRCLTVWKQEDFVLRYKNTGESQWSFILSAPDKGSYVAVGFSGKGLMVGSSAVVAWSSGGKGTVKQYYLTGKSPDECYPDKGRLTLVKNKAVAVSRSGRLYLAFQLSTDLPQPHLIYAVGPEGNLPPSDATLPMHRSMHSHAFNYTSGMASSSGGSGGGGFPPERKHGLLAMMAWGVLMPLGMMAARYFRRVDPYWFYAHMAIQAVAFTVGIASVVLGFRLNEDGLKNVDVHRALGIAILAMASLQVMAFLARPDKTSKVRRFWNWYHHYIGRAAILVAIGNIFLGLHIAQEVSAYIVSYGVFVAVWVIAVAAFEMNRCYSDDD; from the exons ATGGGGGCagcttcttgttcttcttcttcggcgAAGCATCTGTTCCTGctctgcctcctcctcggcttctGCTTCGCGTTCGCGGCGAgccagcaggagcagcagcagtcgGACTCGTGCAGTAGCGCCGGCGTCGCGGTCGCTCATCTCGTCCCCTTCAACTCCTCCGCCTTCCGCTGCCTGACCGTCTGGAAGCAGGAGGACTTCGTCCTGCGG TACAAGAACACCGGAGAGAGCCAATGGAGCTTCATCCTCTCGGCGCCGGACAAGGGCTCGTACGTGGCGGTGGGGTTCTCCGGCAAGGGGCTGATGGTCGGTAGCAGCGCCGTCGTCGCGTGGTCGTCGGGCGGGAAGGGCACGGTGAAGCAGTACTACCTCACCGGCAAGAGCCCCGACGAGTGCTACCCGGACAAGGGCCGCCTCACGCTGGTCAAGAACAAGGCCGTCGCCGTGTCGCGCTCCGGCCGGCTCTACCTCGCCTTCCAGCTCAGCACCGACCTCCCGCAGCCGCACCTGATCTACGCCGTCGGCCCCGAGGGCAACCTGCCGCCCTCCGACGCCACCCTCCCGATGCACCGGAGCATGCACTCCCACGCCTTCAACTACACCTCCG ggatGGCGTCGAGCTCCGGTGGCTCGGGCGGCGGGGGGTTCCCGCCGGAGAGGAAGCACGGGCTGCTGGCGATGATGGCGTGGGGCGTGCTGATGCCGCTCGGCATGATGGCGGCGCGCTACTTCCGGCGGGTGGACCCGTACTGGTTCTACGCCCACATGGCCATCCAGGCCGTCGCGTTCACCGTCGGCATCGCGTCGGTCGTCCTCGGCTTCCGCCTCAACGAGGACGGGCTCAAGAACGTCGACGTGCACCGGGCGCTCGGCATCGCCATCCTGGCCATGGCCTCGCTGCAG GTGATGGCGTTCCTGGCGCGGCCGGACAAGACGTCCAAGGTGAGGCGGTTCTGGAACTGGTACCACCACTACATCGGGCGGGCGGCGATCCTGGTGGCCATCGGCAACATCTTCCTCGGCCTGCACATCGCGCAGGAGGTCAGCGCCTACATCGTCTCCTACGGCGTCTTCGTCGCCGTCTgggtcatcgccgtcgccgcgttcGAGATGAACCGCTGCTACTCCGACGACGACTGA
- the LOC127771598 gene encoding protein DUF642 L-GALACTONO-1,4-LACTONE-RESPONSIVE GENE 2-like — protein sequence MRRKTEMIQTTPCVALLLLVGVAFAARSASAITDGLLPNGNFEEAPDKSQMNGTRVTGRYAIPQWEISGFVEYIGSGQKQGDMLLPVPEGAYAVRLGNEASIQQRLTLTRGMHYSITFSAARTCAQSELLNITITPESGEIPIQTVYTSSGWDSYSWAFKAKHSVVLFIVHNPGVSDDEACGPLIDSFAIKTLNPPQRTKGNMLKNGGFEEGPYIFPNTSWGVLVPPMDEDDYSPLSPWTILSTTKSVKYIDAAHYAVPGGARAVELVSGMETAMLQEVSTVPGRSYRLEFSVGDAGDGCSGSLTVQAYASRGSVKVTYQSQGTGGYKRGLLEFTATEKRTRVVFVSMAYTTKSDGTLCGPVIDDASLVSVRSHRRFLL from the exons AtgagaagaaaaacagagatgATTCAGACTACCCCCTGCGTCGCGCTGCTCTTGCTCGTCGGCGTTGCTTTTGCTGCTCGATCGGCGTCGGCTATCACCGATG GCCTGCTGCCGAATGGCAACTTCGAGGAGGCGCCGGACAAGTCGCAGATGAACGGCACGAGGGTGACGGGTCGCTACGCGATACCTCAGTGGGAGATCTCCGGGTTCGTGGAGTACATCGGGTCGGGCCAGAAGCAGGGAGACATGCTCCTGCCGGTGCCGGAGGGCGCGTACGCCGTGCGGCTGGGCAACGAGGCCTCCATCCAGCAGCGGCTTACCCTGACGCGGGGAATGCACTACTCCATCACATTCAGCGCGGCGCGCACCTGCGCCCAGTCCGAGCTCCTCAACATCACGATCACCCCCGAGTCCGGCGAGATCCCCATCCAGACGGTGTACACCAGCAGCGGCTGGGACTCCTACTCCTGGGCCTTCAAGGCCAAGCACAGCGTCGTGTTGTTCATCGTCCACAACCCCGGTGTCTCTGATGACGAAGCTTGCGGCCCCCTCATCGACTCGTTCGCCATTAAGACCCTGAACCCTCCTCAAAGAACgaaag GTAACATGCTGAAGAATGGGGGCTTCGAGGAGGGCCCGTACATCTTCCCCAACACGTCCTGGGGCGTGCTTGTGCCGCCCATGGACGAGGACGACTACTCGCCGCTGTCCCCGTGGACGATCCTGTCGACCACCAAGTCCGTCAAGTACATCGACGCGGCGCACTACGCTGTGCCGGGCGGCGCCCGCGCGGTTGAGCTGGTGTCCGGCATGGAGACGGCGATGCTGCAGGAGGTGAGCACAGTGCCCGGGCGGTCTTACAGGCTGGAGTTCTCCGTcggggacgccggcgacgggtgCTCCGGGTCCCTGACCGTGCAGGCGTACGCGTCGCGCGGGAGCGTGAAGGTGACGTACCAGTCGCAGGGCACGGGCGGCTACAAGCGCGGGCTGCTCGAGTTCACGGCCACGGAGAAACGGACGCGGGTAGTGTTCGTCAGCATGGCCTACACCACGAAGTCCGACGGCACGCTGTGTGGTCCCGTCATCGACGACGCGTCGCTCGTCAGTGTCCGCAGCCACCGCCGGTTCCTTCTGTAA
- the LOC127771441 gene encoding protein DUF642 L-GALACTONO-1,4-LACTONE-RESPONSIVE GENE 2-like — MTGSARSVVALLFLLVGSAARADSAVTDGLLPNGNFEDGPDKSQLNGTVVTGRYAIPNWEISGFVEYIESGHREQDMILAVPEGARAVRLGNDATIRQRLSVTRRAYYSITFSAARTCAQKEKLNVSVTPEFGVLPIQTVYTSSGWDSYSWAFRAKHSVVWLSIHNPGEEEDPACGPLIDSIAIKNLYPPRRTKGNMLRNGDLEEGPYIFPDATWGVLVPPIFEDEHSPLPGWMIMSDTKVIKYVDSPHHRVPQGARAVELVAGRETALVQEVATVPGRSYRLSFSVGDAGNGCKDSLAVEAYAARATAKVPYESQGTGGHKRAQLDFAAVANLTRVVFQSFNYHTKPDGTLCGPLVDDISLVSVRKRAARL; from the exons ATGACTGGGAGCGCGCGTAGCGTCGTGGCGCTGCTCTTCTTGCTCGTCGGCTCGGCTGCTCGGGCCGATTCAGCCGTCACCGATG GCCTGTTGCCAAATGGCAACTTCGAGGACGGGCCGGACAAGTCCCAGCTGAACGGCACGGTGGTGACGGGTCGATACGCCATACCGAACTGGGAGATCTCGGGGTTCGTGGAGTACATCGAGTCCGGGCACAGGGAGCAGGACATGATCCTGGCGGTGCCGGAGGGCGCGCGCGCCGTGCGATTGGGCAACGACGCCACCATCCGGCAGAGGCTTAGCGTGACGCGGCGCGCTTACTACTCCATCACTTTCAGCGCGGCGCGCACCTGCGCCCAGAAGGAGAAGCTGAACGTGTCCGTCACACCGGAGTTCGGCGTGCTCCCGATCCAGACGGTTTACACCAGCAGCGGCTGGGACTCCTACTCCTGGGCCTTCAGGGCCAAACACAGCGTCGTGTGGCTCTCCATCCACAAccccggcgaggaggaggacccgGCGTGCGGCCCGCTCATTGACTCCATTGCCATCAAGAACCTCTACCCTCCGCGCCGCACCAAAG GAAACATGTTGAGAAACGGAGACCTGGAGGAGGGGCCGTACATCTTCCCGGACGCGACGTGGGGCGTGCTGGTGCCACCGATCTTCGAGGACGAGCACTCGCCGCTGCCGGGGTGGATGATCATGTCGGACACGAAGGTCATCAAGTACGTGGACTCGCCGCACCACAGGGTGCCGCagggcgcgcgcgccgtggaGCTTGTGGCCGGCAGGGAGACCGCGCTGGTGCAGGAGGTGGCGACCGTGCCCGGGCGGTCGTACAGGCTGTCGTTCTCCGTCGGGGACGCGGGCAACGGGTGCAAGGATTCGCTGGCCGTGGAGGCGTACGCGGCGCGGGCCACGGCCAAGGTGCCGTACGAGTCGCAGGGCACGGGCGGGCACAAGCGCGCCCAGCTCGACTTCGCGGCGGTCGCGAACCTGACGCGCGTGGTGTTCCAGAGCTTCAACTACCACACGAAGCCGGACGGGACGCTGTGCGGGCCTCTCGTCGATGACATCTCCCTCGTCAGCGTACGCAAGCGCGCTGCTCGCCTGTAA
- the LOC127770884 gene encoding protein DUF642 L-GALACTONO-1,4-LACTONE-RESPONSIVE GENE 2-like, whose product MAFYNGASVVALLLLVSTAARAAGDGLLLNGNFEYQPSKSQMNGTRVMAEYAIPYWKITGFVEYISSGQKQGDMLLTVPEGAHAVRLGNEASIEQQISVTRGMYYSITFSAARTCAQSEKLNVSVAPGPESGELPIQTVYTSSGWDSYAWAFKAKRGLVSLIIHNHGEDDDPACGPLIDSVAIKTLYPPQATQNNMLRNGDFEEGPYMFPNAAWGVMVPPISEDDHSPLPGWMVMSDTKAVKCVDSAHFTVPHGARAVELVSGLETALMQEVRTVPGRSYRLEFSVGDASDGCVGSMQVKGYAGQGCTTVTYSSQGTGGHTRASLEFAAVANTTRVVFVSSTYITKWDGTLCGPVVDDASLVCVSQQQPPARRLLRL is encoded by the exons ATGGCGTTCTATAATGGCGCGAGTGTTGTCGCGCTGCTGTTGCTGGTCTCCACGGCTGCTCGAGCTGCCGGCGATG GCCTGCTGCTCAACGGCAACTTCGAGTACCAGCCGAGCAAGTCACAGATGAACGGCACAAGGGTGATGGCGGAGTACGCGATCCCGTACTGGAAGATCACCGGGTTCGTGGAGTACATCTCGTCCGGGCAGAAGCAGGGCGACATGCTGCTGACGGTGCCAGAGGGCGCGCACGCCGTGCGGCTGGGCAACGAGGCCTCCATCGAGCAGCAGATCAGCGTGACCCGGGGCATGTACTACTCCATCACATTCAGCGCCGCGCGCACCTGCGCCCAGTCCGAGAAGCTGAACGTGTCAGTGGCTCCCGGCCCGGAGTCCGGCGAGCTCCCCATCCAGACCGTGTACACCAGCAGCGGCTGGGACTCGTACGCCTGGGCGTTCAAGGCCAAGCGCGGCCTCGTGTCGCTCATCATCCACAAccacggcgaggacgacgaccccGCGTGCGGCCCGCTCATCGACTCCGTCGCCATCAAGACCCTGTACCCTCCTCAGGCCACCCAGA ACAACATGCTGAGAAACGGGGACTTCGAGGAGGGGCCGTACATGTTCCCGAACGCGGCGTGGGGCGTGATGGTGCCGCCGATCTCAGAGGACGACCACTCGCCGCTGCCGGGGTGGATGGTGATGTCGGACACGAAGGCCGTCAAGTGCGTCGACTCCGCGCACTTCACCGTGCcgcacggcgcgcgcgccgtggaGCTGGTGTCCGGGCTCGAGACGGCGCTGATGCAGGAGGTGCGCACCGTGCCGGGGAGGTCGTACAGGCTGGAGTTCTCGGTCGGGGACGCCAGCGACGGCTGCGTGGGTTCCATGCAGGTGAAAGGGTACGCGGGTCAGGGGTGCACGACCGTGACGTACAGCTCCCAGGGCACGGGCGGGCACACCCGCGCGTCGCTGgagttcgccgccgtcgcgaaCACCACGCGGGTGGTGTTCGTCAGCTCGACGTACATCACCAAGTGGGACGGGACGCTGTGCGGGcccgtcgtcgacgacgccTCGCTCGTGTGCGTGTCCCAGCAgcagccgcccgctcgccgcctgCTTCGTCTCTGA
- the LOC127771674 gene encoding protein DUF642 L-GALACTONO-1,4-LACTONE-RESPONSIVE GENE 2-like isoform X1, with protein sequence MQHYLFHYQNSAATCLQLSIRYSEYREYFLSRRQLMRRKTEMVRSTCCVVLLLLLSVAARSASAIMDGLLPNGNFEEAPDKSQLNGTRVIGRYAIPQWEISGFVEYIGSGQMQGDMLLPVPEGAYAVRLGNEASIQQRLTLTRGMHYSVTFSAARTCAQSELLNITVTPEIGEVPIQTVYTSSGWDSYSWAFKARRSDMSLIVHNPGVTDDAACGPLIDSFAIKTLQSPPSTKDNLLKNGGFEEGPYIFPNTSWGVLVPPMDEDDYSPLSPWTIMGYTKSVKYVDAAHYAVPGGARAVELVAGMEAALVQEVCTVPGRSYRLEFSVGDAGDGCVGSMSVQAYVSHGSVKVPYESQGRGGNKRGVLEFTATDKRTRVVFVSMAYTMKPDGTLCGPVVDDASVVGVHSHRRLLL encoded by the exons ATGCAGCACTACTTGTTCCATTACCAAAATTCTGCGGCAACTTGTTTACAGCTGAGTATCAGATATTCAGAGTATAGGGAGTACTTCTTGTCCCGAAGGCAGCTGATGAGAAGGAAAACAGAGATGGTGCGGAGCACCTGCTGCGTGGTGCTGCTCTTGCTCCTCAGCGTTGCTGCTCGATCGGCTTCGGCCATCATGGACG GCCTGCTGCCGAATGGCAATTTCGAGGAGGCGCCGGACAAGTCGCAGCTGAACGGCACGAGGGTGATCGGGCGCTACGCGATACCGCAGTGGGAGATCTCCGGGTTCGTGGAGTACATCGGGTCGGGCCAGATGCAGGGTGACATGCTCCTGCCGGTGCCGGAGGGCGCGTACGCCGTGCGGCTGGGCAACGAGGCCTCCATCCAGCAGCGGCTCACCCTGACGCGGGGAATGCACTACTCCGTCACCTTCAGCGCGGCGCGCACCTGCGCCCAGTCCGAGCTCCTCAACATCACGGTCACCCCGGAGATCGGCGAGGTCCCCATCCAGACCGTGTACACCAGCAGCGGCTGGGACTCCTACTCCTGGGCGTTCAAGGCGAGACGCAGCGACATGTCGCTCATCGTTCACAACCCTGGCGTCACCGATGACGCGGCCTGCGGCCCCCTCATCGACTCGTTCGCCATCAAGACTCTGCAATCTCCTCCAAGCACCAAAG ATAACTTGCTGAAGAATGGGGGCTTCGAGGAAGGCCCGTACATCTTCCCCAACACGTCGTGGGGCGTGCTTGTGCCGCCGATGGACGAGGACGACTACTCGCCACTGTCGCCATGGACGATCATGGGATACACCAAGTCCGTCAAGTACGTGGACGCGGCGCACTACGCCGTTCCAGGCGGCGCACGCGCGGtggagctggtggccggcatggaggcggcgctggtgcAGGAGGTGTGCACCGTGCCCGGGCGGTCGTACCGGCTGGAGTTCTCCGTcggggacgccggcgacgggtgCGTGGGGTCCATGTCCGTGCAGGCGTACGTGTCGCACGGCAGCGTGAAGGTGCCGTACGAGTCGCAGGGCAGGGGTGGGAACAAGCGCGGGGTGCTCGAGTTCACGGCGACGGACAAGCGGACGCGGGTGGTGTTCGTCAGCATGGCCTACACCATGAAGCCCGACGGCACGCTCTGTGGGCCCGTCGTCGACGACGCGTCGGTCGTCGGCGTCCACAGCCATCGCCGGCTTCTTCTGTAA